TGATATGGGTATTGCACCGCTACAAGAATTTGTGGCAGGGTTAGGGTATGAATTAGATGTAGTGCCAACCAATATTGCCCAAGTCGTATTTGATATTCGAGAAGAACGTTCACCGTGTTCATTATGCGCCAAACTTCGCCGTGGCATTTTGTATAAACGAGCTAAAGAAGTTGGCTGTACTAAAGTCGCTTTAGGTCACCATTTAGATGATGCGATTGAAACTTATTTTATGAATTTCTTATTTCACGGTCAAATGGCTAGTTTTGAACCGTTGAGTTATTTATCTAAGACAGATATTACGCTGATTCGTCCATTACTTTATGTAGAAGAAAAACAGATTATTCAGTTTGTTCAAAGAGAAGAACTGCCTGTGATTTTTAACCCATGTCCAGTAGATAAGAAAACCAAACGGGAAGAGATCAAGCAGCTTGTGAGTGGTTTGGCACAAACTTACCCTGATATCAGAGAGAAATTTGTCATGGGTATGGAGCAAGGAACTGCTGAAAATTTCTGGAAGAAATCGGTGACGTCGATTGAGTGAAAAAAGAGTGTTATACGATAAAAAATACCTGACAAAAATTTTGTCAGGTATTTTTTATTGCTTATTGACCGTCTACACACTTCGCTAAAGTTTCTTTAATAGAAGCAACGACATCATAATGTTTAACATTCAAAATAGGGAAGGTATCATTCGGATCCAAATATAAGTCATATTCCTGCATC
The DNA window shown above is from Enterococcus sp. 12C11_DIV0727 and carries:
- a CDS encoding tRNA 2-thiocytidine biosynthesis TtcA family protein, translated to MSFKKKDNQTYYNPIRRAVLKHQMIQPGDKVAIGMSGGKDSTSLLYFLDMISKQKRLGFEFEIVPITLAMGFDMGIAPLQEFVAGLGYELDVVPTNIAQVVFDIREERSPCSLCAKLRRGILYKRAKEVGCTKVALGHHLDDAIETYFMNFLFHGQMASFEPLSYLSKTDITLIRPLLYVEEKQIIQFVQREELPVIFNPCPVDKKTKREEIKQLVSGLAQTYPDIREKFVMGMEQGTAENFWKKSVTSIE